AGGAGGAACCGGGTAATCTGAACGGACCGATGAGACATAACTTTCCTCTTAGTTTTGAAACGGGATGGATGGCGTAATTCAACGCGACTCCCCTGCTCTGCTCAATGAACGACGAGACAGGAGATTCTCTTCCGACTGAATAAAGTGGTTTGTGCAATCAGGCATCTATATCTTGAAAGTCTGCCTCAATCCGGTATCCCGCAATTGATGTGACTCTCAGTTTTCATTGTTTTCAGTATAATGGCCATGGGAATGAGAAAAAAGATCTGAATGCGATGAATCGCAGATCCAGAGGCAGACTGTAAATTCCCCTGCTAACTGAACCTCCCTTCTCCCCCGTGGATTCGTGGCTTTTTAGCTCTCTTGACTGGGAATCCCACAATTTTAACCTGAAGTTCCAAGACAATGCCGCCTCAGGTTGTCTATAATAGTCATAAATCCCACGAATTCCTGATAACCTCATATATATTCTTATCTTTTGACTATGTCTCTGACCGCAGAATTATCCCGAAAATCCACACGCCTGACGGAAATTCTGGCGAGCATGGACCGGATTATTGTCGCCTTTTCTGCGGGTGTAGACAGTACCGTCGTCGCGCAGGCTGCTTTTCTGGCGCGCGGCGAGTACGCACTGGCGGCCACTGCGGTCAGCCCCAGCCTGGCCTCGGGCGAAAAAGAAGAAGCAATCCACCTGGCCGAACTGATTGGTATTCCACATCGCCTGGTTTCCACATCTGAATTCACCACCGCAGAGTACCGGGCCAATGCCCCGAATCGCTGCTTTTTCTGTAAAACGGAACTGTATCAGATTCTCAGTCAATCCATTGCGGGAACCGAGTGGGAAACCGCCACCCTGGTCAACGGAGCCAACCTGGATGATCGCGGCGATCACCGCCCTGGAATGCAGGCAGCGACAAATTACCATGTACGCAGCCCTCTCATCGAAGCGGAGTTTACCAAAGAAGATGTCCGCGCCCTGGCACATTACTGGGAACTCCCAATCTGGGATAAACCCGCACACCCCTGCCTGTCCAGTCGCATCGCCTATGGTGTCGAAGTCACCGAGGAACGGGTGCAGAGGATTGATCGAGGCGAACAGTTTCTCAGTGAACAGTTTAAGATCCGGGAACTCCGGGTCCGTCTGGAGCCCAATGAACTGGCCCGCATTGAAGTTCCTCTGGTCGAGATCCCCAAACTGACCACCCCTGCAGCGCTCACTCAGATTTCCGACCATTTCCTGCAGCTTGGGTTCCGAAATGTCACACTCGATCTGCAGGGTTTTCGCTCAGGCAGCCTCAATAGTTTTCTTTCCATCAATGATCTGCAGATAGCCGCTCCAAAAACCTGAACTCAGGAGAGATCAATTTCTGGTCGCTTCTGATATAACAGCACTCAACACAGCATAACCGCAACGAATGACAAGGAAACCAGCCGTGGATTCAGACAGTTCGTCCTTCATCGATCTTCGCAGTGATACAAAAACCCTACCAACCCCGGAAATGTTGCAGGCCATGATCTCTGCAGAGCTGGGCGATGACATGAATGGGGAAGACCCCACCGTCAATCGGCTCGAAGCCATGATCTGCGACCTGCTCGGTAAGGAAGCTGCTGTCTTTGCCTGCTCGGGAACGCAGTCCAATCAGATGGGTCTGCGCGCTCACTGCCTGCCCGGCGATGAACTGCTGATTCACGAACTCGGTCATATCGCGATCTTTGAAGGGGGCGCACCGGCCATTCTCAGTGGCGTCAGTTGTCGTACCTTGACCGGTGAAAGAGGCATGTTGACGGTGGAAGGTCTCCGCGGAAAGATTCGCGCCAATGATCAGCATCTGACACGCACAAAGCTCTTATGCGTAGAAAACACGACCAACGCAGGTGGTGGGCACTATTACCCGCTCGACCAACTCACTGAAATCTGCGACTGGGCGCACGAGAACGGTTTGAATACTCACATGGATGGCGCACGTATTTTTAATGCCTGTATCGCTGGCGGCTATTCGATGAAAGAGGTCTGCGCCCCGCTGGATACCATCTCGATCTGCTTTTCCAAAGGACTGGGTTGCCCGATGGGATCAATTCTGGTCGGTTCTCAGGAAGCGATTACCCACGCCCGCCGCTCACGCAAAATTTTTGGCGGCGCTTTAAGACAGGCGGGGATCGTGGCAGCCGCCTGTATTTATGCCCTCGAAAATAATATCGAACGGCTGCAGGTGGATCATGACAACGCCCGCTTCCTCGCCGGACAGCTGGCTGAGATTGAAGGAATTTCTATCAATCCTGAGCACACCGAGACCAACCTCGTCTTCTTTGATGTCCACCCGGAGCTGGGAAATGCGATGCAACTGGCAGCCGCTCTCAGAAAAGAAGGAGTCGGAATCGGAGCCATGGGGAATTCCACCCTGCGGGCCTGCACGCACCTGGATATCAGCCGCGCCCAGATTGAACAGGTTCCCGCCGCTGTCCGCGCCGCGCTGCAAGCAGGCCTGGATCAGTACCAGGGAATGGCGACCGGCCCGTATGCCCGAGGATAATCGATCACCTGAAATCGTTTCTGCTGTAAGACTTAACCGCGATAGTTATTCTATGTGATACAGGCTGTTTTTCCTGCATCACATAATCGGCATAATCGATACCAGCGGTCGAGTCCTGTCACGTTCCCATGATTTCTGCATCAGGTATTAAACTTCTGACAACGGGTCAGTCGATGCAATTAAGGTTCAGACTCCCCTCAACGATTGAGGCCGTAAAGACATAGGAACATGTCTTTCAATTCAGCCTATTACTCGTTTAGACTCCATTGAGCTGGAGGATGTGCAGGAAGCCATTCTACATTCAATATTGATGACAAACTGAAAACAGGTGTTCTTTTGCTTCATTAAGTGGCAAAAACGCTGGAAATTCAGTGAATTCAATGAAAGAATTGGCCATGACTGCAGACTACCAGTTGAATCGATCCCCCGTCTTACGATATCATGAACCACATACAGTAACTAATGGTCGGGAGAATTCTACCCCGACAGGTTCAGAACCACGTGACAGGGGGAATGCCGCCATGGATGTTAACGGCACCAGTTCTATTTCCGGATCTCTGCCTATCAGTAAGCAGACCGGTCCGAGCAACACCAACATCAAACAGACACCTGCTTCGAAGCCAATCTCTTCTCCTCAGGATGAACTAGAGATTTCTTCCGCCGGTCGAATGCTGGATGAAATGACGAACAACTCCGATATGCGTGCAGAGCGGTTAGCACAAATCAAGGCGGCTATTGACGACGGAACTTATGATACGGATGAAAAGCTGGATGCAGCTTTGAGCCGTATGCTGGATCAGATATCTGATTCTGAATAAACCACGTCTAAGCGTACTAGAGAAATTAGATGAGAAAGAGATAGACCGTGCTCCATTTTGAAAGCCTGGAAATCGCTATGTCTCCTGTTGAGAAATTCAGAGAGTACCTGGCCTCCCAGGGTATAAGATTGACTGAGGAACGAGAAATCATCGTTGCTGAAGTTTTCTCTTCTGATGAACAGTTTGACGCAGACCAGTTGGTTGAGCGAATGGCAGATCAAGGTGTTGGGCGCCGCGTCAGCCGCTCGACTGTATACCGCACAATTGGTTGGCTGGAAAAAGCAGGAATGCTGCGAAAAGCAGGACGTAACAATGACCGCGATATTTATCAACCTGAATCAGAATAATCCGCGTACCTGACGACTTTAGAAGAGGAAGAGATCAACAGTGCTCAATTTTGAAAGCCTGGAAATCGCTGTGTCTCCCACGGAGAAATTCAGAGAGTACCTGGCCACAAAGGGAATGAGATTGACTCAGGAACGTGAGTTGATTGTTGCTGA
The sequence above is a segment of the Gimesia algae genome. Coding sequences within it:
- a CDS encoding threonine aldolase family protein, yielding MDSDSSSFIDLRSDTKTLPTPEMLQAMISAELGDDMNGEDPTVNRLEAMICDLLGKEAAVFACSGTQSNQMGLRAHCLPGDELLIHELGHIAIFEGGAPAILSGVSCRTLTGERGMLTVEGLRGKIRANDQHLTRTKLLCVENTTNAGGGHYYPLDQLTEICDWAHENGLNTHMDGARIFNACIAGGYSMKEVCAPLDTISICFSKGLGCPMGSILVGSQEAITHARRSRKIFGGALRQAGIVAAACIYALENNIERLQVDHDNARFLAGQLAEIEGISINPEHTETNLVFFDVHPELGNAMQLAAALRKEGVGIGAMGNSTLRACTHLDISRAQIEQVPAAVRAALQAGLDQYQGMATGPYARG
- a CDS encoding flagellar biosynthesis anti-sigma factor FlgM, which encodes MKELAMTADYQLNRSPVLRYHEPHTVTNGRENSTPTGSEPRDRGNAAMDVNGTSSISGSLPISKQTGPSNTNIKQTPASKPISSPQDELEISSAGRMLDEMTNNSDMRAERLAQIKAAIDDGTYDTDEKLDAALSRMLDQISDSE
- a CDS encoding Fur family transcriptional regulator; amino-acid sequence: MLHFESLEIAMSPVEKFREYLASQGIRLTEEREIIVAEVFSSDEQFDADQLVERMADQGVGRRVSRSTVYRTIGWLEKAGMLRKAGRNNDRDIYQPESE
- the larE gene encoding ATP-dependent sacrificial sulfur transferase LarE, whose amino-acid sequence is MSLTAELSRKSTRLTEILASMDRIIVAFSAGVDSTVVAQAAFLARGEYALAATAVSPSLASGEKEEAIHLAELIGIPHRLVSTSEFTTAEYRANAPNRCFFCKTELYQILSQSIAGTEWETATLVNGANLDDRGDHRPGMQAATNYHVRSPLIEAEFTKEDVRALAHYWELPIWDKPAHPCLSSRIAYGVEVTEERVQRIDRGEQFLSEQFKIRELRVRLEPNELARIEVPLVEIPKLTTPAALTQISDHFLQLGFRNVTLDLQGFRSGSLNSFLSINDLQIAAPKT